Below is a genomic region from Citrobacter telavivensis.
ATCGTTCCTGAATTAATATTGTCCTCAGTTAATTTTTAGCAGTTAGAGAGGATATTCGGATGAAAACGGATATAGTGAATGAGAATGAGCAGGGATGTGAATATTTTATGCCTCAACTCACGTTTCTCAATAAGCATTACAGTAATGCTACTGATTTTTTTTCTTCTATATTTTTATTGTTGAAAGAGAAAGGTTACGTCCGCGACTCTTTCCTTGACGCCATTCTTACTCGAGAGCAATTGTATCCTACAGGTCTACCTACGTCGCCAGTGGCCATTGCACTCCCTCATACTGACCCGCAACATATTCTCCATCCCTTTATCTCTGTGACACGTTTATCGCATCCCATCGCCTGGCAGGAAATGGGGAATAACGATAACACGCTCTATATTCAATTTATTGTCCTTCTGGGTTTTATTGACCACAGCAGTCACTTGACTGCGCTGCAAAAATTGATGGATTGCCTTGCTGATGAAGAGGTCGTCCAGGCGCTATGTGAAATAGACGATGTAGAGACCTTTCTCTGTGCTCTCACATCAAGACTGCAATTAAATAAGGATTTATGAGATGAAAAAAGTCATTGTTGCATGTGGAAGCGGCGTTGCGACCTCACAGACAGTTGCCAGTAAAGTGATGCGCTTATTGAATGAACGCAATCAGACGCACATTAAAGTTGAAGTTGTTGATCTTAAATCTCTCGAGAGCCATATCAAAGATAGTGCTGCTTATATCGCAATTACTAAAGTCGATAAACAATATCCTATCCCCGTGATTAACGGTATTGCATTTTTGACCGGTATGGGTATGGAGCAAGAATTACAAAAGATCATTGATGCCTGTAAATAAGGCGTAGCTCTTTAATCCGTATAATTATTTTTAGTGGGGAAGTGCTATGGACTTTCTTGGTGTAGTCATAAATTACATTCTGAATTTAGGTGCGCCGGTTTTTGTGCCCTTTATTATGCTGTTAGCCGGGTTGGTGGTACGGATGAAATTCCGTGATGCTGCTTCGGCAGCGATTACGCTGGGCGTGGCGTTTGTGGGAATGAGTATGCTGATCGGTTTTATGGTTGATGCTATCGGCGTTGCCGCACAAACAATGATGAATCGTACTGGTCTGGAACTGAGTATCGTTGATGGCGGCTGGACGACGATGGCGAATATTTCCTGGGCCTGGCCTTACGCTTTCGCTATGTTCCCGCTTCAGGTTGGCGTGAACATTGTGATGCTGATGCTGAACAAGACCAATACGTTTAACGCGGATCTCTGGAACGTCTGGGGAAAAATTTTCACCGCCTTTATCGTCGTCAGCGTCACCACCCCGCTGTTCGGTGCTGCCTGGAGCCTGGCATTAGCATTCCTCATTGCCGCCTTCCAGATTATCGTTGAACTTAACGCTGGGGACATTCACCAACACCGTATAGAAAAACTAACGGGTATACCCGGGGTGACCTGTACTCACCGTATGGTGTTCTTTGGCGCGATTTACTATCCGTTCGATCTGTTGCTGCGTAAAATCCCCGTATGTAATAAACCTATGGACGCCACGGCACTGCGCACCAAAGTAGGGGTGTTCGCGGAAAACCACATTATTGGTTTTATTCTGGGGATCTTGTTCGGGATTATTGCGGGCTACAGTGTAGCGAAAACGCTGACGCTGGGCGTCCAGGCTGCCACTGCACTTGTGCTGTTCCCGATGATTTCTAAGCTCTTTATGCAAGCGCTGTCACCGATCTCAGAAGCGATCAGTGATTACATGAACAAGAAATTCTCTGGGCGTAAGTTGTTTGTCGGAATTGACTGGCCGTTTATGGGGGGGGCCAGTGAAATCTGGTTCGCCATTATTGTTGCCATTCCTTTCACACTCATCTGGGCGTTGATTCTGCCCGGCAATAAGATTTTACCTTTCGCCGGTATTATCAACATTTCCCTGATCGTCCCGGCCTATCTGGTGACGAGGGGTAATACCTTGCGCATGGTGATCCTGAGTATTATTGGCGTACCGTTCTTCTTGTTTGTCGGGACGCAGTTCGCCCCAATGATCACCGAACTGGGACAAGCAACAAAGGCGATTACTATTCCGGCGGGTCAACTTATTTCAAACAGCTCAATTGATGCACCGGTCTTTACCTACGCCTTTTCTTTCTTGTTTAAATTCCTTGAAGGCAACCTTGTTCCGCTGATTTTCGCCATCTGGTGGGGATGCGGCTACTTCTTCTACTCCCGCGAATTACGCCGTGAAAGCAGCCTGGCGCAGCAGGAAGCCGAGCAGCAGGAGAAGATTCAACAAGCGTAACACGGGATTTTATCTCCCTGTCCGGCGGCAGAATCCGTTGCCGGACTTTCTCATCTCAGGAGAGTCGACATGGCTATGGATAAACGAGTCGTAGCGGTTCTGGACGCCATCGTGAACGAGCCCGGCATTACAGGGACGAAACTTGAAGAGCAGTTTCGCCTGACGCGAAAGCAATTAAGCTATACGTTGAAGAAGGTGAATGACTATCTGGAATCAAACCATTTTGATCGTATCAATCGTCTGAAAACCGGGAAGTTGCATATCCCGCGCCATGTGATTGAGCATTTTCGACAGAATCAGACTGCGCAAACCGATCATCGTTATCTCTTTTCAGAAGAGGAACGTGGGCAAATGATCATTTTCATGCTGCTGACGCGTAGCGAAAGACTGTCGCTACTGCATCTCTCTTCATCGCTGGGGGTGAGTCAGAACACCATCATTACTGACCTGAAAAAGGTGCGCCTGGAGGTGATTACGCACAGTCTGGAGATTAGCTATGACCGGGGTAATGGTTACCATATTCTTGGTGAGGAACTGGAGAAACGCTATCTTCTGCTGAACTGCCTGCGTCGAGTGCTGGAAATTCCTGTCGCGAAAAATATCATTGCGCAATACAACAATGTGATGAGTGAGCATCTGGAAAAGGTGGGGCAAATTTTTAGTGAAATTGAGAAGCGTTTTAAAATTCAATTTACCGACCGTCAACTTCAGGAATTGATCTATTTTATCAGTTTTGTCCTACACCGAATTAAATCCGGTAAGCACCTGGTCACAATTCCAGGCAGTTATGCTGATATCATTCGCAGCAGAGAATTTACCCTGATGCAAAGTGTTGTTAGTAAAATAAATATTAATAGTGATAATGAACTTATTTTTCTTACAGCATTGATACAAAGCTCTAATATTCAGAGTATCGCCGATAAATACTTTCATCTTGATACTATCTTGCTGGAAAGTGTAGTTTCAGTGGTTGATAGTTTTGAAAAAATAAGCTGTGTCACGATTAAAGAGAAAAACGAACTCATTGAAAAAATCTATCAGCACTGGAAGCCAGCCTATTATCGCATCCGTTATCATTTGCCTAATACCAGCAGTGTTTATGATCTGGTCGTAAAAGAATTTAGCCATCTGCACGAGATGGTGCGCCGTGCGGCAGTTCCGTTTGAGAAGCTATTACACTGCGTCATTCCCGATGAGGAGATGGCTTTTCTGACGGTGCTGTTTGGTGGTTGGCTGACGCGTGAAGGTGTTATCCACCAAATTAATCTACAGAAAACAGCGGTGGTGGTGTGTGAAAATAGTGCAACCATCTCAACTTATCTGTTTTTGACGTTGCAGGTATTGTTCCCGGAACTGCACTTTACCCATGTGTTGTCCCGACGCGAGTTTGAGCGCTACACCGGGCATTATGATGTGGTCTTCTCCACCACTCATCTGAATACCAGCAAAATCGTTTTTGTGGTAAATCCATCCATCAGCAACATCCATAAAAGCGCCTTTCGCAACCACGTGATCAGTGCGCTACAGGGCGTAGACCCAAACATTATCCAGATTGAACAGCTACTGCTGATTTTCGAGCGCTTTGGCAAC
It encodes:
- a CDS encoding PTS sugar transporter subunit IIA, with the translated sequence MKTDIVNENEQGCEYFMPQLTFLNKHYSNATDFFSSIFLLLKEKGYVRDSFLDAILTREQLYPTGLPTSPVAIALPHTDPQHILHPFISVTRLSHPIAWQEMGNNDNTLYIQFIVLLGFIDHSSHLTALQKLMDCLADEEVVQALCEIDDVETFLCALTSRLQLNKDL
- a CDS encoding PTS galactitol transporter subunit IIB produces the protein MKKVIVACGSGVATSQTVASKVMRLLNERNQTHIKVEVVDLKSLESHIKDSAAYIAITKVDKQYPIPVINGIAFLTGMGMEQELQKIIDACK
- a CDS encoding PTS galactitol transporter subunit IIC is translated as MDFLGVVINYILNLGAPVFVPFIMLLAGLVVRMKFRDAASAAITLGVAFVGMSMLIGFMVDAIGVAAQTMMNRTGLELSIVDGGWTTMANISWAWPYAFAMFPLQVGVNIVMLMLNKTNTFNADLWNVWGKIFTAFIVVSVTTPLFGAAWSLALAFLIAAFQIIVELNAGDIHQHRIEKLTGIPGVTCTHRMVFFGAIYYPFDLLLRKIPVCNKPMDATALRTKVGVFAENHIIGFILGILFGIIAGYSVAKTLTLGVQAATALVLFPMISKLFMQALSPISEAISDYMNKKFSGRKLFVGIDWPFMGGASEIWFAIIVAIPFTLIWALILPGNKILPFAGIINISLIVPAYLVTRGNTLRMVILSIIGVPFFLFVGTQFAPMITELGQATKAITIPAGQLISNSSIDAPVFTYAFSFLFKFLEGNLVPLIFAIWWGCGYFFYSRELRRESSLAQQEAEQQEKIQQA
- a CDS encoding PRD domain-containing protein; the encoded protein is MAMDKRVVAVLDAIVNEPGITGTKLEEQFRLTRKQLSYTLKKVNDYLESNHFDRINRLKTGKLHIPRHVIEHFRQNQTAQTDHRYLFSEEERGQMIIFMLLTRSERLSLLHLSSSLGVSQNTIITDLKKVRLEVITHSLEISYDRGNGYHILGEELEKRYLLLNCLRRVLEIPVAKNIIAQYNNVMSEHLEKVGQIFSEIEKRFKIQFTDRQLQELIYFISFVLHRIKSGKHLVTIPGSYADIIRSREFTLMQSVVSKININSDNELIFLTALIQSSNIQSIADKYFHLDTILLESVVSVVDSFEKISCVTIKEKNELIEKIYQHWKPAYYRIRYHLPNTSSVYDLVVKEFSHLHEMVRRAAVPFEKLLHCVIPDEEMAFLTVLFGGWLTREGVIHQINLQKTAVVVCENSATISTYLFLTLQVLFPELHFTHVLSRREFERYTGHYDVVFSTTHLNTSKIVFVVNPSISNIHKSAFRNHVISALQGVDPNIIQIEQLLLIFERFGNIIDHKGLQRALASYIYDENNTANAVGSMEPPTPSLTDLLTKEHVQFVAELPDSWQMAITLASESLLRSGVIESRYVQIMLHKITEEQPWIMLADGVIIAHAGVDDGALDTGMALLRLPYKIAIADYMQADIIIVLATHNPQKHLKALAQLNEFLEFYDGGNVIRRALDEYALINELVHHH